One stretch of Zingiber officinale cultivar Zhangliang chromosome 6B, Zo_v1.1, whole genome shotgun sequence DNA includes these proteins:
- the LOC121991407 gene encoding probable protein S-acyltransferase 22, translating into MVFALLLLILQWAVGMLVLILCFVERRRFSAEIVSKLGSSFSLAPFIIVVAVCTLLAMVATLPVAQLFFFHILLIKKGISTYDYIIALREQDQEQEQLAVGGQQSPQMSQVSSFTGLSSTSSFNQFHRGAWCTPPRLFLEDQVSYFHYLESYCECNLPWFDGGNAESLRDAFEIPSDHQIVLPSLSDRPNSPPTRSEVMLCARLSGQAKLKDVAINVTAIEELASRGLQPVSSHEEPQDESDAMPILGSSGEASHAPSGGATTGSQPPSERRPIIPVEEPSSSTSFDVTLNKHKRHRAEPSSRFATSGALSAKRVETSTPTPLQTAASVSFDRTPSLADLPQGTFVTPPVAFMSSPSKPSKVKKSPTSIRHPPSDHPAEQPRLNRP; encoded by the exons aTGGTGTTTGCTCTTCTCTTG CTTATTCTGCAGTGGGCTGTTGGGATGCTTGTGCTGATACTGTGTTTTGTTGAGAGAAGGAGATTTTCTGCTGAAATTGTTTCAAAGCTGGGTAGTAGCTTTTCCTTGGCACCCTTTATCATTGTGGTG GCTGTGTGCACTTTATTAGCCATGGTTGCTACTCTTCCAGTTGCACAACTTTTCTTCTTccatattcttttaataaaaaag GGAATCAGCACCTATGATTACATTATTGCTTTGAGGGAGCAAGATCAGGAGCAGGAGCAACTTGCTGTTGGTGGGCAGCAAAGTCCGCAAATGTCCCAAGTGAGCTCTTTTACTGGACTAAGCAGCACCAGTTCTTTCAATCAATTCCATCGCGGTGCATGGTGTACTCCGCCAAGATTATTCCTTGAGGATCAggtatcatactttcattatttAGAAAGTTATTGTGAATGTAATTTACCATG GTTCGATGGAGGCAATGCTGAGAGCTTGAGAGACGCCTTCGAAATTCCTTCTGATCATCAGATCGTTCTGCCTTCCCTCTCCGATCGGCCCAATTCTCCGCCAACCAGAT ctgaagtcatgttgtGCGCGCGTCTGTCCGGCCAAGCAAAGCTCAAGGACGTTGCGATCAATGTGACTGCTATTGAAGAACTAGCGAGCCGCGGATTGCAGCCAGTAAGCTCACACGAAGAGCCCCAGGATGAGAGCGATGCGATGCCTATCTTGGGGAGCAGCGGCGAGGCCAGCCATGCGCCGAGTGGAGGAGCCACCACGGGATCACAGCCTCCATCCGAGCGGCGTCCGATCATCCCGGTTGAGGAGCCATCGAGCTCGACCTCCTTTGATGTAACACTGAACAAGCACAAGAGGCACCGAGCAGAGCCTTCATCGCGCTTTGCTACTTCAGGTGCGTTGTCTGCCAAGCGGGTCGAAACTTCGACCCCGACTCCGCTTCAAACGGCGGCCTCCGTGTCGTTTGATCGGACGCCCTCCTTGGCTGATCTGCCACAGGGGACTTTTGTCACGCCACCAGTGGCCTTCATGTCATCGCCTTCAAAGccctctaaggtaaaaaaaagtcCAACATCCATCCGGCATCCTCCTTCCGACCATCCGGCCGAGCAACCTCGGCTCAATCGTCCCTAA